One window from the genome of Breoghania sp. L-A4 encodes:
- the pal gene encoding peptidoglycan-associated lipoprotein Pal: MRGIRFVALVAAALSVAACAQTRPDSIANSAVTPGTAQDFVVNVGDRVLFTVDSSDLTPEGRATLDLQARWLQKYSKYAVTIEGHADERGTRQYNIALGARRATAARDYLVSQGVPATRMRTISYGKERPVAVCNDISCWSQNRRAVTVINNAGS, from the coding sequence ATGCGTGGAATTCGATTTGTCGCGCTTGTCGCGGCCGCTCTCAGTGTTGCTGCCTGCGCGCAGACTCGACCGGACAGCATTGCCAACAGCGCGGTTACGCCGGGCACGGCGCAGGACTTTGTCGTCAACGTGGGCGATCGCGTGCTTTTCACGGTCGATAGCTCGGACCTGACGCCGGAAGGTCGCGCAACGCTCGATCTTCAGGCGCGCTGGTTGCAGAAGTATTCGAAATACGCCGTCACGATCGAAGGCCACGCCGACGAGCGCGGCACGCGACAGTACAACATCGCGCTGGGCGCCCGCCGGGCGACAGCCGCGCGGGACTATCTGGTCAGCCAGGGTGTCCCGGCAACCCGGATGCGGACGATCTCCTACGGCAAGGAACGCCCCGTGGCGGTGTGCAACGACATCTCCTGCTGGTCGCAGAACCGCCGCGCGGTGACCGTGATCAACAACGCGGGAAGCTGA
- the ybgC gene encoding tol-pal system-associated acyl-CoA thioesterase yields the protein MTGPDDRWPDLAGALTGEGHLLAVRVYYEDTDFSGVVYHASYLRFMERGRSDFLRLCGIHHNQLDAGLAGERLAFAVRHMDIDFLKPARIDDVLEVHTVCEQARGARLVLAQEVRRGAEVLIKARVTAAVINAEGKPRRMPKDLAARLQQ from the coding sequence ATGACCGGACCCGATGACCGCTGGCCGGATCTCGCCGGCGCCCTGACCGGCGAGGGGCACCTCCTGGCCGTGCGCGTCTACTATGAGGACACGGATTTCTCCGGCGTCGTCTATCATGCGTCGTACTTGCGGTTCATGGAGCGGGGCCGTTCCGATTTCCTGCGCCTGTGCGGCATTCATCACAACCAACTCGACGCAGGCCTTGCCGGCGAGCGTCTGGCGTTTGCCGTGCGGCACATGGACATCGATTTTCTCAAGCCCGCTCGCATCGATGACGTGCTCGAAGTGCACACCGTGTGCGAGCAGGCGCGCGGCGCGCGGCTGGTGCTTGCCCAGGAAGTGCGGCGCGGGGCCGAGGTGCTGATCAAGGCGCGGGTCACGGCGGCGGTGATCAACGCGGAGGGAAAACCGCGCCGCATGCCGAAGGACCTGGCAGCGCGCCTGCAGCAATAG
- a CDS encoding TetR/AcrR family transcriptional regulator, whose translation MSTGTSSRQHHKPQCGPGRPRAFDEATALKAALELFWRQGYEASSIAALTEAMGISRSSFYGCFGSKHDVLMAALQSYSDAAYAALSQMADGPAAEAVPRMITALADPTGGERGCMFANTVSEVAPHAPDVADLSRRHLARIEALFARALSPDDPDGAADRAGAIVALGLGIIVLRKAGVPSARLEAMLDQGRALIGTQAS comes from the coding sequence ATGAGCACCGGAACATCATCGCGACAGCACCACAAGCCCCAATGCGGGCCCGGGCGTCCGCGCGCCTTTGACGAGGCGACGGCGCTGAAGGCGGCGCTTGAGCTGTTCTGGCGCCAGGGCTATGAGGCAAGCTCGATCGCTGCGCTCACCGAAGCAATGGGCATCAGCCGTTCGTCGTTCTACGGCTGCTTCGGTTCCAAACACGACGTGCTGATGGCCGCTTTGCAGAGTTATTCCGACGCGGCTTACGCGGCGCTTTCGCAGATGGCGGACGGTCCCGCCGCGGAGGCCGTGCCGCGCATGATCACAGCGCTTGCGGATCCGACCGGCGGCGAGCGTGGCTGCATGTTCGCCAACACGGTGTCCGAAGTCGCGCCGCACGCACCGGATGTGGCGGATCTCAGCCGCCGGCATCTGGCGCGGATCGAGGCTCTCTTCGCCCGGGCGCTTTCGCCGGATGATCCCGATGGAGCGGCCGACCGGGCTGGCGCCATCGTGGCGCTGGGCCTCGGCATCATCGTCCTGAGAAAGGCCGGCGTGCCCTCGGCGCGACTGGAAGCCATGCTCGATCAGGGCCGCGCCCTCATCGGCACTCAGGCAAGCTAG
- a CDS encoding alkene reductase → MTQAKLFTPIKAGDIALANRVVMAPLTRNRARAEDDAAYELHAEYYSQRAGAGLLITEGTQISPEGKGYAWTPGIYSEAQVAGWKKVTDAVHLKGGRIVAQIWHVGRISHTSLLDGQPPVAPSAIAAASRTFDGTGFVETSTPRALELTEISRVIEDYRKAARNADAAGFDGVEIHAANGYLLDQFMRDGSNKRTDAYGGSLENRVRLLGEVVEAVVEVLGAGRVGVRLSPFSNANAIEDSDPVALATAAVDRISGLGLAFLHMVEGQTGGDRALPEGADLAALKARFDGLYMANNGYDRQMALDAVEEGRADLVAFGKLYIANPDLAERLEKDAPLNAWDGDTFYGGGREGYTDYPFLDDKAA, encoded by the coding sequence ATGACCCAAGCAAAGCTCTTCACCCCCATCAAGGCCGGCGACATCGCGCTCGCCAACCGTGTCGTCATGGCGCCGCTCACTCGCAACCGGGCGCGGGCCGAGGACGACGCGGCCTATGAACTTCATGCCGAGTATTATTCCCAGCGCGCCGGCGCCGGGCTGCTGATCACCGAGGGCACCCAGATCAGTCCGGAAGGCAAGGGCTACGCCTGGACGCCCGGGATCTATTCCGAAGCCCAGGTCGCAGGCTGGAAAAAGGTTACCGATGCGGTGCATCTCAAGGGTGGCAGGATCGTCGCCCAGATCTGGCACGTGGGACGCATCTCGCACACCTCGCTGCTTGACGGTCAGCCCCCCGTGGCGCCCTCGGCAATCGCGGCCGCGTCGCGCACTTTCGACGGCACGGGTTTTGTCGAGACCTCCACGCCGCGCGCGCTGGAACTGACCGAGATCTCGCGCGTCATCGAGGACTACCGCAAGGCGGCGCGCAACGCCGATGCCGCAGGCTTTGACGGCGTGGAGATTCACGCCGCCAACGGCTATCTGCTCGACCAGTTCATGCGCGATGGCTCCAACAAGCGCACCGACGCCTATGGCGGCTCGCTGGAAAACCGCGTGCGTCTGCTTGGCGAGGTCGTCGAGGCCGTGGTGGAGGTTCTTGGCGCCGGACGCGTCGGCGTGCGGTTGAGCCCGTTCTCGAACGCCAATGCGATCGAGGACAGCGACCCGGTCGCCCTGGCGACCGCGGCGGTCGATCGCATCAGCGGTCTTGGTCTCGCCTTCCTGCATATGGTCGAAGGCCAGACCGGCGGCGACCGCGCGCTGCCCGAGGGTGCGGATCTCGCGGCGTTGAAAGCGCGCTTCGATGGTCTTTACATGGCCAACAACGGCTATGACCGCCAGATGGCGCTGGATGCGGTAGAAGAGGGCCGGGCGGATCTCGTCGCCTTCGGCAAGCTCTATATCGCCAACCCGGATCTGGCCGAGCGGCTGGAGAAGGACGCTCCGCTCAACGCCTGGGACGGCGATACCTTCTATGGCGGTGGCCGCGAGGGCTACACGGATTATCCGTTCCTCGACGACAAGGCCGCCTGA
- the tolR gene encoding protein TolR, with protein sequence MGAQMGTGGGRSSRRGRGRRHQPMSEINVTPFVDVMLVLLIIFMVAAPLLTVGVPIDLPQSRAKPLQGDSEPITISVKNDGGVFIQDTEIDPTEIVEKLIAIAANGYEERIYVRGDRDADYGTVMRIMGRINAAGFTRIGLVTLEEQGN encoded by the coding sequence ATGGGAGCACAAATGGGAACGGGCGGGGGACGGAGTTCGCGGCGCGGCCGCGGCCGCCGTCATCAGCCAATGAGCGAGATCAACGTCACGCCGTTTGTCGACGTGATGCTGGTGCTCTTGATCATCTTCATGGTGGCCGCGCCCCTGCTGACGGTTGGCGTGCCCATTGATCTGCCCCAATCGCGTGCCAAACCGCTGCAAGGTGACAGCGAGCCGATCACCATTTCGGTGAAGAATGACGGTGGGGTGTTCATCCAGGATACGGAAATCGATCCGACGGAAATTGTCGAAAAGCTGATCGCGATCGCCGCCAATGGGTACGAAGAGCGCATCTATGTGCGCGGCGACCGGGACGCGGATTACGGAACGGTGATGCGGATCATGGGACGAATCAATGCGGCCGGATTCACGCGCATCGGTCTGGTGACGCTTGAGGAGCAGGGCAACTGA
- the tolQ gene encoding protein TolQ → MISAAFAQTELAAPNGDISFLSLFLEAHIVVQLVMVGLMVASVWCWAIIVDKAILYARTRRQMNRFETVFWSGQSLEDLYQTLSNRSNHAMAALFVAAMREWKRSHEGARPAIHSLQQRIDRVMNVTITREMERLEGRLLVLATVGSAAPFIGLFGTVWGIMTAFQAIAASKNTNLAVVAPGIAEALFATALGLLAAIPAVIAYNKFSGESGKLASRLEGFADEFSAILSRQIDERM, encoded by the coding sequence ATGATATCCGCAGCCTTTGCGCAAACTGAACTCGCCGCGCCCAACGGCGATATTTCTTTTCTGTCCCTGTTTCTGGAAGCGCATATCGTCGTTCAGCTTGTCATGGTTGGACTGATGGTGGCGTCCGTCTGGTGCTGGGCGATCATTGTCGACAAGGCCATCCTGTATGCGCGCACGCGCCGGCAGATGAACCGCTTCGAGACGGTGTTCTGGTCGGGCCAGTCGCTGGAGGATCTCTACCAGACACTGTCCAATCGCTCGAACCACGCCATGGCGGCGCTGTTTGTCGCCGCGATGCGCGAATGGAAGCGCAGCCACGAAGGCGCCCGTCCGGCGATCCACAGCCTGCAGCAGCGCATCGACCGGGTGATGAACGTGACCATCACCCGCGAGATGGAGCGGCTGGAGGGACGGCTCCTGGTGCTGGCGACGGTGGGTTCGGCTGCGCCGTTCATCGGCCTGTTCGGCACGGTCTGGGGCATCATGACGGCGTTCCAGGCCATTGCCGCGTCCAAGAACACCAATCTGGCCGTCGTGGCGCCGGGCATCGCGGAAGCGCTGTTCGCCACCGCGCTTGGCCTCTTGGCGGCCATTCCCGCGGTCATCGCCTACAACAAGTTCTCCGGTGAGAGCGGCAAGCTGGCCAGCCGGCTGGAAGGCTTTGCCGACGAGTTCTCCGCCATCCTGTCCCGCCAAATCGACGAACGGATGTGA
- a CDS encoding cell envelope biogenesis protein TolA: MRAGFVASAVGHLAILAWGLVALPAAERFEVANVESLPVDLVPIEDITRLRIGARDAEQREEARPEPAKKPSETPTEAEKPGDTPAREATNAPPPAPEPAPEPVAEPAPTPEPEPVSEPAPAPEPQAEPEPAKEPVVEAAKPEPVPEPVKVTPRTKPTPPKPVQVAKAMPQTPRTPDTPEKPEKKFDPNNIAALLNKVEPRGGAAEPSPEPASLGSQLSKDTGRLTASEMELLITKIRQRFYYWGDDYPDDLNITIQFSLSQDGRLVGRPQVINSHSYPKFDALARAAVTAVSRVDQEETFAFLPRDKFGGVNGWSTVVVNFYPKQAY, translated from the coding sequence ATGCGCGCGGGGTTCGTGGCATCGGCGGTGGGTCATCTGGCCATTCTCGCATGGGGGCTCGTGGCGCTTCCGGCGGCGGAGCGCTTTGAGGTGGCCAACGTCGAGTCCCTGCCCGTTGATCTGGTGCCCATCGAGGACATAACGCGTCTGCGCATCGGCGCGCGGGATGCCGAACAACGCGAGGAAGCCCGGCCGGAGCCGGCAAAGAAGCCGTCCGAAACACCGACAGAGGCCGAAAAGCCCGGCGACACGCCCGCCAGGGAGGCGACGAACGCCCCGCCGCCCGCGCCGGAACCCGCGCCCGAGCCTGTCGCCGAACCGGCGCCCACACCCGAGCCGGAGCCTGTCAGCGAACCTGCGCCCGCGCCGGAACCGCAGGCGGAGCCCGAGCCGGCGAAGGAGCCCGTTGTCGAGGCGGCCAAGCCGGAGCCGGTGCCCGAGCCCGTGAAGGTCACGCCGCGCACCAAGCCGACGCCGCCGAAACCGGTGCAGGTCGCCAAGGCGATGCCGCAGACGCCGCGGACCCCGGATACGCCCGAGAAGCCGGAGAAGAAATTCGATCCCAACAACATCGCGGCGCTGCTCAACAAGGTCGAGCCGCGCGGCGGAGCGGCCGAGCCAAGCCCGGAGCCCGCGTCGCTGGGCAGCCAGCTGTCGAAGGACACCGGCCGGCTGACGGCCAGCGAAATGGAGTTGCTGATTACAAAGATCCGTCAGAGGTTTTACTACTGGGGCGACGACTATCCGGACGATCTGAATATCACGATCCAGTTCAGCCTGTCCCAGGACGGGCGCCTTGTGGGGCGGCCGCAGGTCATCAATTCGCATTCGTATCCGAAATTCGACGCGCTGGCCCGGGCGGCCGTGACTGCGGTCAGCCGGGTCGACCAGGAAGAGACGTTCGCGTTCCTGCCGCGCGACAAATTCGGCGGTGTGAACGGTTGGAGCACTGTGGTGGTCAATTTCTATCCGAAGCAGGCCTATTGA